In one window of Comamonas testosteroni DNA:
- a CDS encoding 3-hydroxyacyl-CoA dehydrogenase/enoyl-CoA hydratase family protein — MSRFNVKKVAVLGAGVMGAQIAAHLVNVKVPVILFDLPAKDGSKSGIAERAIANLKKLKPSPIGVADDVELIQAANYEEHMKLLKGCDLVIEAIAERMDWKLDLYHKIAPFVAKHALLASNTSGLSITKLSEALPDAIKPRFCGIHFFNPPRYMQLVELINTPTTQAEVLDQLEAFVTSTLGKGVVRAHDTPNFIANRIGIAGMLSTMKEVENFGLSFDVVDDLTGKKLGRASSGTFRTADVVGLDTMAHVVKTLQDNLSLETDPFYASFGTPPVLAKLIELGNLGQKTKKGFYKKVGRDIFQFELDSEDYIPAGGKADEVYGRMLKKPAAERLKLLRNAEGKEGQFLWAILRNSFHYAAVHLQSIADCARDVDQAMRWGFGMKQGPFELWQEAGWLEVAKMVQEDIDAGKALCKAPLPLWVFEGPVAEAGGVHTGNGSWSPAQNQFVPRRVLPVYERQLFPEKLLGETDLPDWQTAGTTIAETRALRTWTLDEDDSPCGKRVLIASIKNKMHAISPEVMEGLMEAVDTAESDFDAMVIWSGDAPFSVGADLEATMPAFVIGGADAIESIEQELQNLMLRLRYAQVPVVSAIHGLALGGGCEMAVYSARRVAHMESYIGLVEVGVGLVPGAGGLTYIARRAAENAATSTGKDLLPFLTEGFTAAAMAKVGTSALESRKLGYLLDSDIVVAHKDEVLFVAINEAKAMAASGWRAPHKRSFPVAGRSGQATIKGSLVNMRDGGFISEFDQHIAGLIANVVCGGDVDAGTLVDEAYLMSLERKAFCHLIAHPKTHERILGMLNTGKPVRN, encoded by the coding sequence ATGTCCCGATTCAATGTGAAAAAAGTCGCCGTGCTGGGCGCGGGCGTGATGGGTGCGCAGATTGCCGCCCATCTGGTCAACGTCAAGGTGCCGGTCATTTTGTTTGACCTGCCGGCCAAGGACGGCTCCAAGAGCGGCATTGCAGAGCGCGCCATTGCCAACCTGAAAAAGCTCAAGCCTTCGCCGATCGGTGTGGCCGATGATGTGGAGCTGATCCAGGCGGCCAACTACGAAGAGCATATGAAGCTGCTCAAGGGCTGCGATCTGGTGATTGAGGCCATTGCCGAGCGCATGGACTGGAAGCTGGACCTGTATCACAAGATCGCTCCCTTCGTCGCCAAGCACGCGCTGCTGGCATCCAACACTTCGGGCCTGTCGATCACCAAGCTGTCCGAGGCCTTGCCCGACGCCATCAAGCCGCGCTTTTGCGGCATTCACTTCTTCAACCCGCCGCGCTATATGCAGCTGGTGGAGCTGATCAACACGCCCACCACGCAGGCCGAGGTGCTGGACCAGCTCGAGGCCTTTGTCACCAGCACGCTGGGCAAGGGCGTGGTGCGCGCGCACGACACGCCCAACTTCATCGCCAACCGCATCGGCATCGCCGGCATGCTGTCCACGATGAAGGAGGTCGAGAACTTCGGCCTGTCCTTTGACGTGGTGGACGACCTCACGGGCAAGAAGCTGGGCCGTGCCTCCTCGGGCACCTTCCGCACGGCCGATGTGGTGGGCCTGGACACCATGGCTCATGTCGTCAAGACGCTGCAGGACAATCTGAGCCTGGAGACCGACCCCTTCTACGCAAGCTTCGGCACGCCGCCCGTGCTGGCCAAGCTGATCGAGCTGGGCAACCTGGGCCAGAAGACCAAGAAGGGCTTCTACAAGAAGGTCGGTCGCGACATCTTCCAGTTCGAGCTCGACAGCGAGGACTACATTCCCGCAGGCGGCAAGGCCGATGAGGTCTACGGCCGCATGCTCAAGAAGCCCGCTGCAGAGCGCCTGAAGCTGCTGCGCAATGCCGAGGGCAAGGAAGGCCAGTTCCTCTGGGCCATTTTGCGCAACAGCTTCCACTATGCCGCCGTGCACCTGCAATCCATTGCCGATTGCGCACGCGATGTGGATCAGGCCATGCGTTGGGGCTTCGGCATGAAGCAGGGCCCATTCGAGCTGTGGCAGGAAGCCGGCTGGCTGGAGGTGGCCAAGATGGTGCAGGAGGACATCGATGCCGGCAAGGCGCTGTGCAAGGCGCCGCTGCCCCTATGGGTTTTCGAAGGTCCGGTGGCCGAGGCCGGCGGCGTGCACACGGGCAATGGCTCGTGGAGCCCTGCGCAGAACCAATTCGTGCCGCGCCGTGTGCTGCCCGTGTACGAGCGTCAGCTCTTCCCCGAGAAACTGCTGGGTGAAACCGATCTGCCCGACTGGCAGACGGCTGGCACGACGATTGCCGAAACCAGGGCGCTGCGCACCTGGACGCTGGATGAGGATGACAGCCCCTGCGGTAAGCGAGTCTTGATTGCCAGCATCAAGAACAAGATGCACGCCATCAGCCCCGAAGTCATGGAAGGCCTGATGGAGGCGGTGGATACGGCCGAGAGCGACTTCGACGCCATGGTCATCTGGTCCGGCGATGCGCCCTTCAGCGTGGGCGCGGACCTGGAGGCCACCATGCCTGCCTTTGTGATCGGTGGAGCGGACGCCATCGAGAGCATCGAGCAGGAGCTGCAGAACCTGATGCTGCGCCTGCGTTATGCACAGGTGCCCGTGGTGTCTGCCATTCACGGGCTGGCGCTGGGCGGTGGCTGCGAGATGGCGGTGTATTCGGCGCGTCGCGTGGCCCATATGGAAAGCTATATCGGTCTGGTGGAAGTCGGCGTGGGCCTGGTGCCCGGCGCCGGCGGCCTGACCTATATCGCGCGCCGCGCTGCCGAAAATGCTGCCACCAGCACCGGCAAGGATTTGCTGCCCTTCCTGACCGAAGGCTTCACGGCCGCTGCCATGGCCAAGGTGGGCACCAGCGCCCTGGAGTCGCGCAAGCTCGGCTATCTGCTGGACAGCGACATCGTCGTGGCCCACAAGGACGAGGTGCTGTTTGTTGCCATCAACGAGGCCAAGGCCATGGCCGCCAGCGGTTGGCGTGCACCGCACAAGCGCAGCTTTCCCGTGGCGGGGCGCAGCGGCCAGGCCACCATCAAGGGCTCGCTGGTCAATATGCGCGACGGCGGCTTCATCAGCGAGTTCGACCAGCATATTGCGGGTCTGATCGCCAATGTGGTCTGCGGCGGCGATGTCGATGCCGGCACGCTGGTGGATGAGGCCTATCTGATGAGCCTGGAGCGCAAGGCTTTCTGCCACCTGATTGCCCACCCCAAGACCCATGAACGAATCCTGGGCATGCTGAACACCGGCAAGCCGGTACGCAACTGA
- a CDS encoding enoyl-CoA hydratase, with protein MSNTQDSQDILVHTEEGVCTITFNRAAKKNSFTEAMYRQMADALVAAKVDAGVRVVVFQGDIAIFSAGNDIADFLKQASTPDAMGADAPVWRFLQEVSAFPKPLIAAVCGPAVGIGTTLLLHCDLVYAGDNAAFSLPFINLGVCPEAASSLLLPQMLGYHRAAEALLLGEPFMAEAALEVGLINRVVPPSECNAVAQAQARKLARKPLSSLIETKRLMKGGQSKAVGERIVEEGAVFARMLREPAAKEALTAFMEKRHPDFSQC; from the coding sequence ATGAGCAATACCCAGGATAGCCAGGACATCCTGGTGCACACCGAAGAGGGCGTGTGCACTATCACCTTCAACCGTGCGGCGAAGAAGAACTCCTTCACCGAGGCCATGTACCGCCAGATGGCAGACGCATTGGTTGCCGCCAAGGTCGACGCAGGCGTGCGTGTGGTGGTGTTCCAGGGCGACATCGCCATCTTCAGCGCAGGCAACGATATTGCGGACTTCCTGAAGCAGGCCTCCACCCCCGATGCCATGGGCGCCGATGCCCCCGTGTGGCGTTTTCTGCAGGAAGTCTCGGCCTTTCCCAAGCCGCTGATTGCTGCGGTCTGTGGCCCGGCCGTGGGCATTGGCACCACGCTGCTGCTGCACTGCGATCTGGTCTATGCCGGCGATAACGCCGCTTTCTCGCTGCCCTTCATCAACCTGGGCGTATGCCCCGAAGCGGCATCCAGCCTGCTTCTGCCCCAGATGCTGGGTTATCACCGCGCCGCCGAGGCCCTGCTGCTGGGCGAGCCCTTCATGGCAGAAGCCGCGCTGGAGGTGGGCCTGATCAACCGCGTGGTGCCGCCCAGCGAATGCAATGCCGTGGCACAGGCCCAGGCCAGAAAGCTGGCGCGCAAGCCCTTGTCCTCGCTGATCGAGACCAAGCGCCTGATGAAGGGCGGCCAGTCCAAGGCAGTGGGCGAGCGTATCGTGGAAGAAGGAGCGGTCTTCGCCCGCATGCTGCGCGAGCCCGCAGCCAAGGAAGCCCTGACGGCCTTCATGGAAAAACGCCACCCCGACTTCAGCCAGTGCTGA
- a CDS encoding acetyl-CoA C-acyltransferase, whose protein sequence is MKQVQDAYIVAATRTPIGRSHKGFFRNYRPDDLLATTLKAALAQVPGLDPKAIEDIVCGCAIPEAQQGLNVARIGAVLAGLPTSIGGITVNRFCASGLSAVAMAADRIRVGEADVMVAAGVESMSMVPMMGNAPSLSPSIFERDGDVGIAYGMGLTAEKVAQQWKVSREAQDAFALESHRRAIAAQQAGEFAAEITPIEVTDRTLNIATGETVASTRTVSLDEGPRPDTSLEGLAKLRTVFAARGSVTAGNSSQTSDGAGALIIASGDAVKRFGLTPLARFVSYASKGVPPAIMGIGPIEAIPAALRYAGLKQDDIDWYELNEAFAAQSLAVINTLGLDQSKVNPMGGAIALGHPLGATGAIRAATVVHALQRKQLKYGMVTMCVGMGQGAAGIFERV, encoded by the coding sequence ATGAAACAAGTACAAGACGCCTATATCGTTGCCGCCACGCGCACGCCTATCGGTCGCTCGCACAAGGGTTTTTTCCGCAACTACCGTCCCGACGATCTGCTGGCCACCACGCTCAAGGCGGCGCTGGCCCAGGTGCCCGGCCTGGACCCCAAGGCGATCGAGGACATCGTCTGCGGCTGCGCGATTCCCGAAGCCCAGCAGGGCCTGAACGTGGCGCGTATCGGTGCCGTGCTGGCGGGACTGCCCACCAGCATCGGCGGCATCACCGTCAACCGTTTCTGCGCCTCTGGCCTGTCGGCCGTGGCCATGGCGGCAGACCGCATCCGCGTCGGTGAAGCCGATGTGATGGTTGCCGCCGGCGTGGAGAGCATGAGCATGGTGCCCATGATGGGCAATGCGCCCAGCCTCTCGCCCAGCATCTTCGAGCGCGATGGCGATGTGGGCATTGCCTACGGCATGGGCCTGACGGCAGAGAAGGTGGCCCAGCAGTGGAAGGTCTCGCGCGAGGCGCAAGACGCGTTTGCACTCGAATCGCACCGCCGCGCGATCGCCGCGCAGCAGGCCGGCGAGTTTGCCGCCGAGATCACGCCGATCGAAGTCACCGACCGCACGCTGAACATCGCCACCGGCGAAACCGTGGCCAGCACACGCACCGTGAGCCTGGACGAAGGCCCGCGCCCCGATACCAGCCTCGAAGGCCTGGCCAAGCTGCGCACCGTGTTTGCGGCGCGCGGCTCGGTCACTGCGGGCAATAGCTCTCAGACCAGCGATGGTGCGGGCGCGCTGATCATTGCCAGCGGCGATGCCGTCAAGCGCTTTGGTCTGACGCCGCTGGCGCGTTTCGTCAGCTACGCCAGCAAGGGCGTGCCACCCGCCATCATGGGCATTGGCCCTATCGAGGCCATTCCCGCTGCGCTGCGCTACGCGGGTCTCAAGCAGGACGATATCGACTGGTACGAGCTCAACGAGGCTTTTGCGGCCCAGTCCCTGGCCGTCATCAACACCCTGGGCCTGGACCAGAGCAAGGTCAACCCCATGGGCGGTGCGATTGCACTGGGCCATCCGCTGGGGGCGACCGGAGCCATCCGTGCCGCCACCGTGGTGCATGCGCTGCAACGCAAGCAGCTCAAGTACGGCATGGTGACCATGTGCGTGGGCATGGGTCAGGGCGCGGCAGGCATCTTCGAGCGCGTCTGA
- a CDS encoding acyl-CoA thioesterase, translating to MSTDLHPFDRAVALTATGVPNQYQGTASPDYWNMVGPYGGITAASLVQAIAQHPQCLGDPLSITVNYAAAVGPGAFEIEARPVRTNRSTQHWLLTITQPDDQGQPQIVTTATAVTAVRRQTWSVSDMPMPEVRAAAEVERVPPLFKASEWLTRYEMRFVDGILPREEDGAERDSLTRLWVRDNPPRPLDFASLAAVSDVFFPRAWLRRSRRVPAGTVSITVYFHAGREELAEAGDGLLLAQARGQEFRNGFFDQTAQLWSQSGQMLATSHQIVYYKE from the coding sequence ATGAGCACAGACCTCCACCCCTTTGATCGTGCCGTGGCGCTGACCGCTACGGGAGTGCCCAATCAGTACCAGGGAACGGCCTCGCCCGATTACTGGAATATGGTCGGCCCTTATGGCGGCATCACGGCGGCCAGCCTGGTGCAAGCCATTGCGCAACACCCGCAGTGCCTGGGCGATCCGCTGTCCATCACCGTCAACTATGCGGCAGCCGTGGGGCCGGGTGCTTTCGAGATCGAGGCCAGGCCGGTGCGCACCAACCGCTCCACCCAGCACTGGCTGCTGACGATCACCCAGCCCGATGACCAGGGCCAGCCGCAGATCGTGACCACGGCCACGGCCGTGACCGCAGTACGCCGTCAGACCTGGAGCGTCAGCGATATGCCCATGCCCGAGGTCCGGGCTGCTGCCGAGGTGGAGCGCGTGCCGCCCCTGTTCAAGGCCTCCGAGTGGCTGACCCGCTATGAGATGCGATTTGTGGACGGAATCCTGCCGCGTGAGGAGGACGGGGCCGAGCGCGACAGTCTGACGCGACTCTGGGTGAGGGACAATCCGCCGCGTCCGCTGGATTTCGCGTCGCTGGCTGCGGTCTCCGACGTGTTCTTTCCGCGGGCGTGGCTGCGCCGCTCCAGGCGCGTGCCGGCGGGCACGGTGTCCATCACGGTCTACTTCCATGCCGGACGCGAGGAGCTGGCCGAGGCAGGTGACGGATTGCTGCTGGCGCAGGCGCGTGGGCAGGAGTTCCGCAATGGATTTTTTGACCAGACGGCCCAGTTGTGGAGCCAGTCCGGCCAGATGCTGGCGACCAGCCACCAGATTGTTTACTACAAGGAATAG
- a CDS encoding DUF2147 domain-containing protein produces MKKIKAVVALVLIASSMSAAWAQMSPIGTWRSMDEKENTPKAQVKITEAGGVVTGKVEALLRKGADPNALCTECKDELKDKPVVGMTLISGVKKAEGKEVWEGGKILDPENGKTYTVRLTPIDAGQKLEVRGSIGPFWRTQTWIRVQ; encoded by the coding sequence ATGAAGAAGATAAAAGCGGTAGTAGCTCTTGTATTGATAGCGAGCAGCATGTCGGCCGCCTGGGCGCAGATGTCGCCCATAGGCACCTGGCGCAGCATGGATGAAAAGGAAAACACGCCCAAGGCGCAGGTGAAGATCACCGAGGCCGGCGGCGTGGTCACGGGCAAGGTCGAGGCCCTGCTGCGCAAGGGCGCGGACCCGAATGCGCTGTGCACCGAGTGCAAGGACGAGCTCAAGGACAAGCCCGTGGTGGGCATGACGCTGATCAGCGGCGTCAAGAAGGCCGAAGGCAAGGAAGTCTGGGAAGGCGGCAAGATTCTCGATCCCGAAAACGGCAAGACCTATACCGTGCGCCTGACGCCCATCGACGCAGGCCAGAAGCTGGAAGTGCGTGGCTCCATCGGCCCCTTCTGGCGTACCCAGACCTGGATCCGCGTTCAGTAA
- a CDS encoding alpha/beta hydrolase family protein, giving the protein MQTDPSQASGPAPVQATVQWTELALPISVGSAHLVLRQCQPRAAAPLAQVVVAGAMGVQQSYYQAFARWLAEQGYGVTTFDYRGHGLSLQVPLRDARADLLDWAKDCELVAVHLKQQFPQQPLIWIGHSVGSQLPGLASIPLPINGLLSVGSGSGYWRDNAAPTRRMIRLFWWGVAPLVTALYGAFPGRKLGIVGDLPAGVIWQWRRWCLNPLYAMGVEGRWAAEAYAAAHYPLHALYFEDDEMMSLASAQALVGWYKSAPSTLERVDPGLAPGGRIGHLGYFKEEMRELLWQPLLPLLQSWRDGDRGPGKPLFGPHESPV; this is encoded by the coding sequence ATGCAGACCGACCCGTCGCAAGCCTCTGGGCCAGCTCCGGTGCAAGCTACCGTGCAATGGACGGAGTTGGCTTTGCCCATCTCCGTGGGCTCGGCCCATCTGGTGCTGCGCCAGTGTCAGCCCAGGGCGGCTGCGCCGCTGGCCCAGGTGGTGGTGGCGGGCGCCATGGGCGTGCAGCAAAGCTATTACCAGGCCTTTGCCCGCTGGCTGGCGGAGCAGGGCTATGGCGTCACCACCTTCGACTACCGCGGTCATGGCCTGTCGCTGCAGGTGCCGCTGCGCGACGCCAGGGCCGACTTGCTGGACTGGGCCAAGGACTGCGAGCTGGTGGCCGTGCATCTCAAGCAGCAGTTTCCCCAGCAGCCGCTGATCTGGATTGGTCATAGCGTGGGCTCGCAACTGCCGGGGCTGGCTTCCATCCCCCTGCCCATCAACGGCTTGCTTTCCGTGGGCAGCGGCAGCGGCTACTGGCGCGATAACGCAGCGCCCACGAGGCGCATGATCCGGCTGTTCTGGTGGGGTGTCGCTCCGCTGGTCACGGCTTTGTACGGCGCTTTTCCGGGACGCAAGCTGGGCATCGTGGGCGATCTGCCGGCAGGCGTGATCTGGCAGTGGCGTCGCTGGTGCCTGAATCCTCTGTACGCCATGGGGGTGGAGGGGCGCTGGGCCGCCGAGGCCTATGCAGCAGCCCACTACCCCTTGCATGCGCTGTATTTCGAGGACGACGAAATGATGTCGCTGGCCAGCGCGCAAGCGCTGGTGGGCTGGTACAAAAGTGCGCCCAGCACGCTGGAGCGTGTGGACCCGGGGCTGGCTCCGGGCGGACGCATAGGCCATCTGGGGTATTTCAAGGAAGAGATGCGCGAGCTACTGTGGCAGCCCCTGCTGCCTTTGCTGCAGAGCTGGCGCGACGGTGACCGCGGCCCAGGCAAACCCTTGTTCGGGCCGCATGAGTCACCTGTTTGA
- a CDS encoding bactofilin family protein, with product MAVQNPFFGKRDNDNFPSRSSVSGLSTANSAATSGASSLSNAGLGTAPSSTMRAAATATATAPAAEENGGSKLTVGPNIKLKGVEITDCDTLVVEGTVEATMNSRVIKIAEQGAFHGTAEIDIAEIHGKFDGTLTVREKLVIYGSGKVSGTIRYGKVVIEEGGELTGQIEAGTRSGTSNSSTASASAWSKSSAGSSASSQVSGVVSSNETTGSAAVA from the coding sequence ATGGCTGTGCAAAACCCGTTCTTCGGCAAACGCGATAACGATAACTTTCCTTCACGCAGTTCCGTCAGCGGGCTTTCGACAGCGAATAGCGCTGCGACATCTGGCGCCAGCTCTCTGAGTAACGCGGGCCTTGGCACGGCACCATCGAGCACCATGCGTGCGGCTGCGACTGCAACTGCCACCGCACCTGCTGCGGAGGAAAACGGAGGCAGCAAGCTGACCGTCGGTCCGAACATCAAGCTCAAGGGCGTGGAAATCACGGACTGCGACACCTTGGTCGTGGAGGGAACGGTTGAGGCGACCATGAACTCCCGTGTCATCAAGATTGCCGAACAGGGGGCGTTTCACGGTACGGCCGAGATCGATATCGCAGAAATCCACGGCAAGTTCGACGGCACTCTCACGGTGCGCGAAAAGCTGGTGATCTATGGTTCGGGCAAGGTCAGCGGCACGATCCGCTATGGCAAGGTGGTGATCGAAGAGGGGGGCGAGTTGACGGGGCAGATCGAAGCGGGAACCCGCTCCGGCACCAGCAACTCCAGCACTGCCTCTGCTTCAGCCTGGAGCAAGAGCAGTGCCGGCAGCAGCGCCAGCAGCCAGGTGAGCGGTGTGGTCAGCAGCAATGAAACGACGGGTAGCGCTGCAGTCGCCTGA
- a CDS encoding acyl-CoA thioesterase has protein sequence MPPRSPDLPSVALPADKELVLKVVPMPADVNANGDIFGGWVMAQVDLAGSVLPQRISHTRMVTVAVNEFIFKQPVRVGDILSFYAGVQHVGRTSVAVDVQVFAERFSDQGKYVKVTEARLTYVAIDATGKPQSLPDTEQTRAWREKIQAQAAATKN, from the coding sequence ATGCCCCCCCGTTCGCCCGACCTTCCCAGCGTTGCCCTGCCCGCCGACAAGGAACTGGTTCTCAAAGTCGTGCCCATGCCTGCCGATGTCAATGCCAATGGCGACATCTTCGGTGGCTGGGTCATGGCGCAGGTGGATCTGGCCGGCTCGGTGCTGCCGCAGCGCATCAGCCACACCCGCATGGTGACCGTGGCCGTCAACGAATTCATCTTCAAGCAACCCGTGCGCGTGGGCGACATCCTGTCCTTTTATGCTGGCGTGCAGCATGTGGGTCGCACCTCGGTCGCCGTGGATGTGCAAGTCTTTGCCGAGCGCTTTTCCGACCAGGGTAAATATGTCAAAGTGACCGAGGCCCGCCTGACCTATGTGGCCATAGACGCCACCGGCAAGCCTCAGTCTCTGCCCGACACCGAGCAGACACGTGCCTGGCGCGAGAAAATCCAGGCTCAGGCTGCTGCCACCAAGAACTGA
- a CDS encoding thioesterase family protein, with protein sequence MTSRSVPSRNWAQEAAESVQFEPEFISGLREIFETRVAFNQTIGLKIGEITPTRVQGHIAMRPDLIGHSAYQRIHGGVISAGLDSMGGLAVMAAIAAKHMDDTPAQRLHRFSRLGTIDLRVDYMRPGIGKEFLLTARVLRLGSRVANTQMEFLSVDGELLSTGTAAYIVS encoded by the coding sequence ATGACATCCAGGTCCGTACCGTCCCGCAATTGGGCGCAGGAGGCTGCCGAGTCCGTGCAGTTCGAGCCGGAGTTCATCTCCGGCTTGCGCGAGATATTCGAAACGCGCGTGGCCTTCAACCAGACCATAGGGCTCAAGATCGGCGAGATCACGCCCACGCGGGTGCAGGGGCATATCGCCATGCGACCTGATCTGATCGGACATTCGGCCTATCAGCGCATTCATGGCGGCGTGATCAGCGCCGGCCTGGACTCCATGGGCGGGCTGGCTGTAATGGCAGCCATTGCGGCCAAGCATATGGACGATACGCCCGCGCAAAGACTGCATCGGTTTTCCCGGCTGGGCACAATCGATCTGCGGGTGGACTACATGCGCCCCGGCATCGGCAAGGAATTTCTGCTCACTGCCAGAGTGCTGCGCCTGGGCTCGCGGGTGGCGAATACTCAGATGGAGTTTCTGTCGGTGGATGGCGAGCTGCTCTCGACCGGCACAGCGGCCTATATCGTCTCTTGA
- a CDS encoding ABCB family ABC transporter ATP-binding protein/permease: MRSQLPATPEEAAVAANQSDGATLRRLFPYIWRYKWHALAALVFMICAKLANVGVPILLKHLVDALDIKPGQAQAVLVVPVGLLAAYGLLRFSSTMFTELRDLVFSKATQGASRSIALSTFEHLHALSLRFHLERQTGGMTRDIERGVRSTESLISYSLYSILPTLIEMALVLGILAVRFDIWFAVITLAALVFYIGFTVTVTEWRTRFRKEANAQESAAHTKAIDSLLNYETVKYFNNEQFESARYDENLENLRRVRLKSQTTLSMLNCGQQLIIGAALVAILWRATQGVVDGRLTLGDLVMINAFMIQLYIPLNFLGVIYREIKQSLTDLNRMFTLMDKEREVADAPGAQPLQIDNPPPEVRFENVQFAYDSARPILHDVSFTIPAGKTVAVVGPSGSGKSTLARLLFRFYDVQGGHVRIAGQDIRTVTQSSVRHCVGIVPQDTVLFNDTVAYNIAYGQPGATQEQVVAAAKAARIHDFIEHTPQGYATRVGERGLKLSGGEKQRVAIARTLLKNPPILIFDEATSALDSANERAIQNELRSAAQGKTSLVIAHRLSTVVEAHEILVMDSGRIIERGTHEELLAAGGRYSSMWNMQLNQAESSEIPA; encoded by the coding sequence ATGCGTTCACAGTTACCTGCAACCCCAGAAGAAGCCGCAGTAGCGGCAAACCAGTCGGACGGCGCCACGCTGCGCCGCCTCTTTCCCTATATCTGGCGCTACAAATGGCATGCGCTGGCAGCGCTGGTGTTCATGATCTGCGCCAAGCTGGCCAATGTGGGCGTGCCCATCTTGCTCAAGCATCTGGTCGATGCGCTGGATATCAAGCCTGGGCAGGCGCAGGCCGTGCTGGTGGTCCCCGTGGGTCTGCTGGCGGCCTATGGATTGCTGCGTTTTTCCTCCACGATGTTCACCGAGCTGCGGGACCTGGTCTTTTCCAAGGCCACGCAGGGCGCATCGCGCTCGATCGCGCTGTCGACCTTCGAGCATCTGCATGCCCTGAGCCTGCGTTTTCATCTGGAGCGCCAGACCGGCGGCATGACGCGCGACATCGAGCGCGGCGTGCGCAGCACCGAGTCGCTGATCTCGTATTCGCTCTACTCCATCCTGCCCACGCTGATTGAAATGGCATTGGTGCTGGGCATTCTGGCCGTGCGTTTCGACATCTGGTTTGCCGTCATCACGCTGGCAGCGCTGGTGTTCTATATCGGCTTCACGGTTACCGTGACAGAGTGGCGCACCCGCTTCAGAAAAGAGGCCAATGCGCAGGAGTCGGCGGCCCATACCAAAGCCATTGATTCGTTGCTGAACTACGAGACCGTCAAGTACTTCAACAACGAGCAGTTCGAGTCCGCACGCTATGACGAGAACCTCGAGAACCTGCGCCGCGTGCGGCTCAAGAGCCAGACCACGCTGTCCATGCTCAACTGCGGCCAGCAACTCATCATCGGAGCGGCGCTGGTGGCCATCCTGTGGCGGGCCACGCAGGGCGTGGTCGACGGCAGGCTGACGCTGGGCGATCTGGTCATGATCAATGCCTTCATGATTCAGCTCTACATTCCGCTGAATTTCTTGGGCGTGATCTATCGCGAGATCAAGCAGAGCCTGACCGACCTGAACCGCATGTTCACGCTCATGGACAAGGAGCGCGAAGTGGCCGATGCGCCTGGCGCCCAGCCCTTGCAGATCGACAATCCGCCGCCCGAAGTGCGCTTTGAGAACGTGCAGTTCGCCTACGATAGCGCGCGGCCCATATTGCACGACGTGAGCTTCACCATTCCTGCGGGCAAGACCGTGGCCGTGGTCGGTCCCTCGGGTTCGGGCAAGAGCACGCTGGCGCGTCTGCTGTTTCGCTTCTATGACGTGCAGGGCGGCCATGTGCGCATTGCCGGACAGGACATCCGCACGGTGACTCAGAGCAGCGTGCGCCACTGCGTGGGCATTGTTCCGCAAGACACGGTGCTGTTCAACGACACGGTGGCCTACAACATCGCCTATGGACAGCCGGGCGCCACGCAGGAGCAGGTGGTTGCAGCGGCCAAGGCTGCACGCATTCATGACTTCATCGAGCACACGCCCCAGGGCTATGCCACGCGCGTGGGCGAGCGCGGCCTCAAGCTCTCGGGCGGTGAAAAGCAGCGTGTGGCGATTGCGCGCACCCTGCTCAAGAACCCGCCGATCCTGATCTTCGACGAAGCGACTTCGGCACTGGACAGCGCCAACGAGCGCGCCATCCAGAACGAGCTGCGCAGCGCGGCGCAAGGCAAGACCTCACTGGTCATTGCCCACCGCCTGTCCACCGTGGTCGAGGCGCATGAAATCCTGGTCATGGACAGCGGCCGCATCATCGAGCGCGGCACGCACGAGGAGCTGCTGGCCGCCGGAGGACGTTACTCCAGCATGTGGAATATGCAGCTCAACCAGGCGGAGTCATCGGAGATTCCCGCCTGA